One Bacillota bacterium genomic window carries:
- the drmD gene encoding DISARM system SNF2-like helicase DrmD yields the protein MEYLDGGSPQEDHLIWEREPGARLLEPTALPDVERDAAMAPDEFDALVRAARWTALAPYTGLDSLDSVDSLEGANPSPDSSGSERSLASSPLTAPFHSAVQIEDFQLVPLLKALRMPRAALLLADDVGLGKTIEAGLILRELLTRRRVRRVLVLCPASLRLQWKQEMRDKFALPFDIVDRASTHALQKRLGMDANPWRTFPRIITSYDYLKQPDVLEQFRSACRVPEGSPHLPWDLLIVDEVHNLAPAPLGEESDLTRMLRILAPYFEHKLFLTATPHNGHTRSFTGLLECLDPARFTEKGEPLTEADKRRVSQVVVRRLKSEINARTSPPKFCERKLVALPLSLSREEQALSRAFAAFRLKVRSLVASARGTEQVAGSFAVEVLGKRLLSCPVAFADSWRRYCEGLADAQPADVDEVQAARRSMREETGDDMEAEARGAHAAHTIGAWLKPFAERLDPEIKAIDRALQDLGLYITHSPAGDRAAEMTPRSDARFDALCSLIERALRGHRDERLVVFTEYKTTLEYLVRRLKAVCPEEGSVRVLLGGMDEDERELIKAAFNDPADPVRILVATDAAAEGLNLQETARYILHYDVPWNPARLEQRNGRLDRHGQARDVVVYHFTADDDADVAFLAYVIRKVHTIREDLGSTGQVFDSAIERRLIVGDDVDQVRADLDERLAFAKGRAELPSAADDVQSGADGLAYLRQLANEVDLDADSLRETLDVALGLRAGRPRLDGPDERGRFRLRAPIPAEWNALVDDSLRLDRGRFGLRASPKGALPAIFFDASKLVREVGGRPVFRPEKDSVLLHLGHPLVSRALITLAQARFPAATGRATRWTVKRGPVPPGADALVLLTVEELAVNELRETFHHWVRTLRMPVFRGSIGELLPHVPARDLRIACGPPAPEDVDRARQVWDEIASDVQALVRDLARRLTERLASTLDAERVSALRVENDRFMSRQGEISSLIEGTTIARLEKEIEELKRERNQGVLYDQDRRLEEIDRSIADKEEEIRRRRAHYEELRQQLQRERERVLKYTIPRRYTMRGRASVFPVAVEIRLPDDGR from the coding sequence GTGGAGTACCTGGACGGCGGCTCACCCCAGGAAGACCACCTCATCTGGGAACGCGAGCCTGGAGCGCGTCTGCTCGAGCCCACAGCGCTGCCGGACGTGGAACGCGACGCCGCTATGGCGCCGGATGAGTTCGACGCCCTTGTCCGAGCCGCACGGTGGACGGCGCTCGCGCCGTACACCGGCCTAGACAGCCTGGACAGCGTGGATAGCCTCGAGGGCGCCAACCCTAGCCCCGACTCTTCCGGCTCCGAAAGGTCCCTGGCATCAAGTCCTCTCACCGCGCCTTTTCACAGCGCGGTGCAGATTGAGGATTTCCAGCTTGTCCCTCTCCTGAAAGCCCTGCGCATGCCGCGGGCGGCATTGCTCCTGGCGGACGACGTGGGTCTGGGCAAGACGATAGAGGCTGGGCTCATCCTTCGCGAGCTGCTTACCAGGCGCCGGGTGCGGCGGGTCCTCGTGCTGTGTCCTGCGTCGCTGCGTCTTCAGTGGAAACAAGAGATGCGAGACAAGTTCGCGCTGCCGTTTGACATTGTCGACCGCGCCTCCACCCACGCGCTTCAGAAGCGCTTGGGTATGGATGCCAATCCCTGGCGCACCTTTCCGCGCATCATCACCTCATATGACTATCTCAAGCAGCCCGACGTCCTCGAGCAGTTCCGGTCGGCGTGTCGCGTGCCAGAGGGCTCACCCCATCTTCCTTGGGACCTCCTGATAGTAGATGAGGTCCACAATCTCGCGCCCGCGCCGCTCGGGGAAGAAAGCGACCTCACGCGAATGCTGAGGATACTCGCTCCCTACTTTGAACACAAACTCTTTCTCACAGCAACGCCGCACAACGGACATACGCGAAGCTTTACGGGCCTCCTCGAGTGCCTCGATCCCGCTCGATTCACCGAGAAGGGTGAGCCACTGACAGAGGCAGACAAGCGGCGCGTATCGCAAGTCGTTGTCAGACGCTTGAAGAGCGAGATAAACGCAAGGACGAGCCCGCCGAAGTTCTGCGAGCGCAAGCTGGTTGCGCTGCCGCTTTCCTTGAGCCGTGAAGAGCAAGCTTTGTCGCGAGCCTTCGCAGCTTTTCGACTCAAGGTGAGGTCGCTCGTAGCCTCGGCCCGCGGGACTGAGCAGGTGGCGGGGTCGTTTGCAGTTGAGGTCCTGGGAAAGCGCCTCCTATCGTGTCCGGTGGCTTTTGCCGACTCGTGGCGTCGCTACTGCGAGGGCCTGGCAGACGCGCAGCCCGCTGATGTGGACGAGGTCCAGGCAGCGAGGCGATCGATGCGTGAGGAGACCGGGGACGACATGGAGGCGGAAGCGCGCGGGGCGCATGCTGCGCACACTATCGGTGCCTGGCTGAAGCCGTTTGCTGAACGCCTTGATCCCGAGATCAAGGCGATCGATCGTGCCCTCCAGGACTTGGGGCTTTACATCACGCACAGCCCAGCAGGCGATCGGGCGGCCGAAATGACGCCGCGCAGCGATGCCCGCTTCGATGCGCTCTGCAGCTTAATCGAGAGGGCCCTGCGGGGCCATAGGGATGAGCGTCTGGTGGTCTTCACGGAATACAAGACCACCCTTGAGTATCTTGTACGCAGGCTGAAGGCTGTGTGCCCCGAGGAAGGATCCGTGAGAGTGCTCTTGGGCGGGATGGACGAGGACGAGCGCGAGCTCATCAAGGCGGCCTTCAACGATCCCGCGGACCCCGTGCGAATCCTCGTAGCGACCGACGCCGCTGCGGAAGGTTTGAACCTGCAGGAGACGGCGCGGTATATACTGCACTATGACGTGCCCTGGAATCCTGCCCGCCTTGAACAACGGAACGGCCGCCTTGACAGACACGGACAGGCCCGGGACGTCGTTGTGTACCACTTCACTGCAGACGACGATGCCGATGTGGCGTTCCTGGCCTATGTGATCCGAAAGGTACACACGATTCGTGAAGACTTGGGCTCGACCGGGCAGGTATTCGATTCTGCCATTGAGCGGAGACTCATCGTCGGTGATGACGTAGACCAAGTTCGTGCGGACCTGGACGAGCGACTCGCCTTTGCGAAAGGGCGGGCGGAATTGCCGAGCGCCGCTGACGATGTCCAGTCGGGCGCTGATGGCCTTGCATACCTGCGTCAGCTCGCGAACGAGGTGGATCTTGATGCCGACAGCCTGCGCGAGACCCTCGACGTGGCTCTCGGCCTCAGGGCTGGCCGGCCGCGACTCGACGGTCCCGACGAGCGGGGTCGCTTCCGCCTGAGGGCTCCGATTCCGGCCGAGTGGAACGCCCTTGTTGATGATTCCTTGCGGTTGGATCGTGGCCGGTTCGGCTTACGTGCATCACCCAAGGGGGCGCTTCCCGCGATTTTCTTCGACGCGTCGAAACTAGTCCGCGAAGTGGGTGGTCGTCCCGTCTTCAGGCCGGAGAAAGACTCCGTGCTGCTTCATCTCGGTCACCCACTCGTAAGCCGCGCTCTCATTACCCTCGCCCAGGCGCGCTTCCCTGCGGCCACGGGAAGGGCCACCCGGTGGACTGTGAAGCGTGGCCCAGTGCCGCCGGGCGCGGACGCCCTCGTGCTCCTGACCGTGGAGGAACTTGCCGTAAACGAGTTAAGGGAGACGTTTCATCACTGGGTTCGGACGCTGAGGATGCCCGTTTTCAGAGGGAGCATTGGTGAGCTCCTTCCCCACGTGCCAGCTAGAGACCTTCGGATAGCGTGCGGCCCGCCCGCGCCGGAGGACGTCGATAGAGCGAGGCAGGTCTGGGACGAGATCGCGTCAGATGTCCAGGCTTTGGTGAGGGACCTTGCGAGAAGGCTAACAGAAAGACTCGCAAGCACGTTGGATGCCGAGCGAGTGTCCGCGCTGCGCGTCGAGAACGATCGCTTCATGAGCAGGCAAGGCGAGATCTCTTCTCTCATCGAGGGCACGACGATAGCTCGGCTGGAGAAGGAGATCGAAGAACTCAAGCGCGAGCGCAATCAGGGAGTATTGTACGATCAGGACCGCCGGCTCGAGGAAATCGACCGCTCCATCGCAGACAAGGAGGAAGAGATCCGGCGACGTCGCGCGCACTATGAGGAGCTTCGCCAGCAGTTACAGCGGGAACGCGAGAGAGTGCTCAAGTACACAATCCCCAGGAGATACACGATGCGCGGCAGGGCATCGGTTTTCCCAGTTGCTGTTGAGATAAGGCTGCCTGACGACGGGAGGTGA